In one Myxocyprinus asiaticus isolate MX2 ecotype Aquarium Trade chromosome 29, UBuf_Myxa_2, whole genome shotgun sequence genomic region, the following are encoded:
- the LOC127420519 gene encoding band 4.1-like protein 1 isoform X7, with protein MSERGSALKNTADEDRRGHMDHDSKMSDEHRDTDDSSEKTPSRMSRSPQKSSKRPKTVPVKVILLDGSAYETGVEKLCKGQVLLDMVCEHLNLLEKDYFGLNFSDTESQKNWLDPSKEIKKQIRVGPWHFSFAVKFYPPDPSQLIEDITRYYLCLQLREDILSGCLPCSFVTHALLGSYAVQAELGDYDPEEHGPDYINEFRFAPNQTRELEERVVELHRTYRGMSPAEAEINFLENAKKLSMYGVDLHHAKDSEGIDIMLGVCASGLLIYRDRLRINRFAWPKILKISYKRSNFYIKIRPGEVEKKYEQFESTIGFKLPNHRASKRLWKVCIEHHTFFRLVSPEPPPKGFLVIGSKFRYSGRTQAQTRQASALIDRPAPQFERSVSRRYLLSRSIDGESALGDTMDHLSQHTSCEPVHSLSRDELDQDYLEHSLDQDLDQDQVYEQAEYERPESAFTPKTVELKFLDKPEDVLQKHQASINELKRALREPNSKLVHREKRLSGASPGSTPEKNSEPLLTPAIHAEPQEEAQREPWERRLGSVSEDDPDPETLYLKETHLGIERKCSSITVSSTSSLEAEVDFTVLMDFQTGIEEFSRGMTELGEKDFSPEFGFSDQSTHPAFILGADPIFLPEERPVEVQRPVQKPKPVVEQKTSEERKPEPYVPKKAPRSVKAAKALRKDSTEQANAQSMRRESSESPPIHSLSRESSEIIATQALRKTEVKIETQPNGSEVTTTIMEIAEPDHGMSSMREAVYSMTERVSPVNLGTLTREGSGSPLIVTENVTSATTTHVTKTVKGGYSETRIEKRIIITGDDDVDQDQALAMAIKEAKQQHPDMLVTKAVVVRETESSTQDSHEELKS; from the exons AAGCTCTGCAAAGGGCAAGTGTTACTGGATATGGTGTGTGAACATCTCAATCTCTTGGAGAAGGACTACTTTGGCCTAAACTTCAGTGACACAGAGAGCCAAAAG AATTGGCTGGATCCTTCAAAAGAGATCAAGAAACAAATCCGTG TGGGTCCCTGGCATTTCTCCTTTGCGGTCAAGTTCTATCCTCCTGATCCCTCTCAGCTGATTGAAGACATCACACG GTATTACCTGTGTCTACAGCTGAGGGAGGACATACTGTCAGGTTGTTTGCCCTGCTCGTTTGTCACTCATGCTCTGCTAGGCTCCTACGCTGTTCAGGCTGAGCTTGGAGACTATGACCCAGAGGAACATGGGCCAGATTACATCAATGAGTTCCGCTTTGCCCCCAATCAGACCCGGGAGCTGGAGGAGAGGGTGGTGGAGCTTCACCGCACCTATAG GGGCATGAGTCCTGCAGAAGCTGAGATCAACTTCCTGGAGAATGCCAAGAAGCTCTCCATGTATGGCGTTGATCTCCATCATGCTAAG gacTCTGAAGGCATTGACATCATGCTGGGCGTGTGTGCCAGTGGCCTTTTGATCTACAGAGATCGGCTGCGTATCAACCGTTTTGCCTGGCCTAAGATCCTTAAAATCTCCTACAAGAGAAGCAACTTCTATATCAAGATCCGCCCTGGAGAGGTAGAGAAAAAG TATGAGCAGTTTGAGAGCACCATTGGCTTCAAGCTGCCCAACCACCGTGCCTCTAAGCGCTTGTGGAAGGTCTGCATTGAACACCACACCTTTTTCAG GTTGGTCTCTCCTGAGCCTCCACCCAAAGGGTTTCTAGTGATTGGCTCAAAGTTTCGCTACAGTGGGCGGACCCAAGCCCAGACTCGTCAAGCCAGTGCTTTGATTGACAGGCCAGCTCCTCAATTTGAACGATCGGTCAGTAGGAGGTACCTGCTGTCCCGCAGCATAGATGGAG AGTCTGCTTTAGGAGACACTATGGACCACCTCTCCCAGCACACCTCTTGTGAGCCTGTACACAGTCTTTCCAGAGATGAGCTGGACCAGGACTACCTGGAGCACAGTCTGGATCAGGACCTGGACCAAGATCAGGTTTACGAACAAGCTGAATATGAGCGTCCAGAGAGTGCCTTCACTCCTAAGACTGTGGAGCTCAAG TTCCTGGATAAACCAGAGGATGTGTTGCAGAAACATCAAGCCAGTATCAACGAGCTGAAAAGAGCGCTCAGAGAGCCCAACAGCAAACTGGTCCACAGAGAGAAACGTCTCTCTGGAGCTTCACCAGGAAGCACTCCAGAGAAAAATTCT GAGCCCCTTCTCACCCCAGCAATTCATGCGGAGCCTCAGGAGGAAGCCCAG AgagagccctgggagagacgttTGGGATCGGTGTCAGAAGACGACCCTGATCCGGAGACTCTGTACCTGAAGGAGACCCACCTGGGCATTGAGCGTAAATGCTCGAGTATCACTGTTAGCTCAACGTCCAGCCTGGAGGCTGAGGTGGATTTCACTGTCCTAATGGACTTCCAAACTGGCATCGAGGAATTTTCCAGAGGCATGACTGAGCTAGGAGAGAAAGACTTCTCACCTGAGTTTGGCTTCTCTGACCAGTCCACCCATCCAGCATTTATACTGGGAGCAGATCCTATCTTCCTACCTGAAGAGAGACCTGTGGAAGTACAGAGGCCCGTGCAGAAACCAAAGCCTGTTGTAGAACAGAAGACCTCGGAGGAACGTAAACCAGAG CCTTATGTACCCAAGAAAGCTCCACGGTCAGTGAAAGCTGCCAAAGCCCTGAGGAAAGACTCGACAGAACAAGCTAATGCCCAGTCAATGAGACGTGAGAGCTCAGAATCACCTCCGATTCATTCTCTCAGCAGAGAGAGCAGTGAAATCATTGCCACCCAGGCTCTGAGGAAAACCGAGGTCAAGATTGAAACACAGCCCAATGGCTCTGAGGTTACCACGACCATTATGGAGATTGCAGAACCG GATCATGGTATGAGCAGCATGCGAGAGGCTGTGTACTCCATGACAGAGAGAGTCTCTCCT GTGAATCTCGGAACATTAACAAGAGAGGGTTCTGGTTCTCCTTTAATTGTGACAGAGAATGTAACATCAGCCACTACAACTCATGTTACTAAG acggtAAAAGGAGGGTACTCAGAGACAAGAATTGAAAAGAGGATTATCATTACTGGTGATGATGATGTCGATCAAGATCAG GCGCTTGCCATGGCAATAAAAGAAGCCAAGCAACAGCACCCTGACATGTTGGTAACCAAGGCTGTAGTTGTCAGGGAAACAGAATCTTCCACTCAAGACTCACATGAGGAATTGAAG TCCTGA